Genomic segment of Paenibacillus sp. FSL R5-0623:
TATGATCTGAATATTTTGTGGAAAACGGGTTGGTAGGACTGTGCGTTGCGTTTTAAGCAGAATGCACGATATGAAGTTCAACGATCGAAGCTACCCTACATTACCGTATGCTTCTTAATCAAAGCATAAAAAAAAGATGCCAACACGAGGATTCGTATTGGCATCTTTTGATTTTTCTCAATTGATAGTCAAGTTGAAGTTGATACTGGGAAATTACTCAGGATTTATATGGCAGGCTCATCCGACAGCTGAAAACGGGAAACGAAATACCAGATGAGCTCGCGACGTGAGGATACCTTGGTTTTGACGAAAATGGATTTTAAATGATCCTGAACCGTGTAGACGGAAATATGCATCGCAGCAGCAATTTCTTTGGATGAATAGCTGCGGAGCACATATCCGAGCAGTTCCCGCTCTCTACTGGATAATCCATGGCTTTCAGCGAGCAAGGGCAGCAAATCCTGCGGCATTGCCTGCTCCAGGCGGATAGCAATCTGATCCGGTCCCGTAAGCTGTTGCATGAGACTGGCATGAAGTATGAGGTAACGCCCATCCGGGAGTTGGATGCAAACTTTGGATGGTGAGTCGTGAGCGATCTGAGTGTCGTGAGCACGTTCTGCCTGATACTTGCGCTGCAAGTGGGAACTCACTGCACGTACCGGACGGGGCAGAACATCCGGCCCTACATGTTCCAGCATGCGCAATTGGGACAGCCAATATTGAGCCGGGGCGTTCAGCGATAAGAGCTGGAACGTGTCTGAGGTGATCAAAATTCCGGGTTCCTCGGGACTTCCGCTCGTGATCTCATCCACAAGTGTCAGGCTCGTGGACCGCAGCATCGATGCAATAGAAGCGGTCCAGGACTGAATCATCAACCGCTCCTCCTCTGTAAAGATAGCACTTTCTTTCTTACGATATAGGGTCAGATATCCCCAGCAAGCGTCTCCACTGACCAATACAGCGCGCAATTCATCACCGAAACCCGCTGGCTGAAGAATGTTGATATAACGTGGACTTTGTTCAGGCTGTGCGTTCATGGACGTATGTAGTGTAGCTGTATGTTTACCGCTACGAATTAATTCAGCGTATTTATGTATATCTTCTTCCATGTATTCATTGATGAATAACCGATCATGAATGACTTCAATGCCATCTTCTGTCACAGCTCCTGTGGAGAGAAGAGTCAGAGGATCAACGGTAGTGAAACAGTATGCGTCGTAAGTTACAACCCTATGGATCTGCTTGAGAACAGCTTCCCGATAGGTACGTGAGGTCCAGGTTCCTTTTTCAAGAGAAGTGATAAGTCTGTGGTTCCGATCAATACGTGATGTCAACAAGGGTACTCCTCTCTCTGTGCGCATATCCCAATGTTCTGGGATTGTAGGCTCGCCGTATCCTTCTATAATGAAATTAGACGAACAACGAGTCAAGTCTAACTTCAATTCAAGAGGAGTGCGGTGCCCATGAATCACAATCCATTACCGATGAGCTGGGAAACAGCAGATGTTCATCGTTACGAACAATCGATAGCCCTGAAAATTCCGGGTTATTCTCATATGCATGATCTAATGGAACGGCTGCTTTCAGCATCTTTTGCGGATAACAACGATATTCATATCCTTGTTGCCGGAGCGGGAGGGGGAAAAGAGATTGCTCTGCTCGGATCACGTCATGCCGGTTGGACACTGACTGGAATAGATCCTTCACAGCCCATGCTGCAACTTGCTGAGAAACGAGTCGCGGAAGCAGGCATCGGTTCCAGAGTGAAGCTGCAACCTGTCACGGTTGAAGAATTGCCGGAGGACATTGTATATGATGGGGCGACAAGCATGCTCATGTTACATTTCCTTCAGGGGATGGAGGCCAAGAGAACGTTTCTTACTAGCCTCGCATCGAGACTTAAACCGGGTGCACCACTGATCATTGCGGCTGTAAATGCTGATCTTCGTTCACCTGCACATCCAACTATGATGCAAGCTTGGAAGGATCACATGTTGAGTGTGGGCGTCCTTCCTGAAGAGTGGGAGCGTTTTGCTGCTTCCCTGGGCCGTGAATCCGATCCAATATCCTCTGAAGAGATGACTCAGCTACTGACCGAATGCGGTTTCTCACATATTACACGTTACTTCGGGGCGTTCTGGGTGGAGGGGTATTATGCAATTCGAAACTAACGTGAAACCTATGAAAGATCAGATCTGGGTGGTTGGCGGTTATGGTCAAGTGGGGCAGATGATATGTACTCAACTGGGGAAATTGTTCCCGGGTAAAGTATGGGCTGCGGGTACACGCATGAACCGTGCGGAAGAATTCAGCAGGTCTACTGGTGGTGCTGTGCTGCCACTTCAACTGGATGTAACACGACCTGTAGAGCCATCCATGTTAAGGCCTGTGAAGCTGGTCATTATGTGTGTGGATCAGAGCGATACCCGGTTTGTTGAAGCCTGCGCACAAGCCGGAGCCGATTATATTGATATTTCTGCAAAATATGATTTTCTCGCCCAGGTTGAACAACTGCACACCAAAATGCAACGTTCCCAATCGACCGCGATCCTCAGCGTTGGCTTATCACCCGGAGTGACTAATCTGCTTGTACGTGAAGCGACGTTGCATATGGATCAGGTGGAGGAAGCAGATATTACCGTAATGCTGGGACTTGGAGAGAAACACGGGAAAGCTGCCGTGGAGTGGACCGTTGATCAGATGAATGCCACCTACAAAGTGATGCAAAAGGGCAAACCTGCTGAGGTACAAAGTTTTGGAGATGGCAAAAGGATTGATTTTGGAGCAGAACTGGGGAACCGGAAGGCATACCGATTTAACTTTTCGGATCAGCATGTGGTTGCTCGGACGTTACGTATTCCAACCGTATCTACCAGACTCTGTCTGGACTCCCGCTGGATTACAGGTTCCATGGCGCTTTCCAAAAGTATAGGATTGTTTTCCTTGCTCCGTATCCCGTCTATTCGGAATGGAACAGTCAAGGCATTTGGCCTTATTCCCGGAGGA
This window contains:
- a CDS encoding saccharopine dehydrogenase NADP-binding domain-containing protein encodes the protein MQFETNVKPMKDQIWVVGGYGQVGQMICTQLGKLFPGKVWAAGTRMNRAEEFSRSTGGAVLPLQLDVTRPVEPSMLRPVKLVIMCVDQSDTRFVEACAQAGADYIDISAKYDFLAQVEQLHTKMQRSQSTAILSVGLSPGVTNLLVREATLHMDQVEEADITVMLGLGEKHGKAAVEWTVDQMNATYKVMQKGKPAEVQSFGDGKRIDFGAELGNRKAYRFNFSDQHVVARTLRIPTVSTRLCLDSRWITGSMALSKSIGLFSLLRIPSIRNGTVKAFGLIPGGEPMYAVKVDAVGWEKGEQILVEQLLVGAKEADATAAVAAAVAERVYKTELPHGVFHIEQCLSLQDIQDALPTPLSVTTTIT
- a CDS encoding class I SAM-dependent methyltransferase, with amino-acid sequence MNHNPLPMSWETADVHRYEQSIALKIPGYSHMHDLMERLLSASFADNNDIHILVAGAGGGKEIALLGSRHAGWTLTGIDPSQPMLQLAEKRVAEAGIGSRVKLQPVTVEELPEDIVYDGATSMLMLHFLQGMEAKRTFLTSLASRLKPGAPLIIAAVNADLRSPAHPTMMQAWKDHMLSVGVLPEEWERFAASLGRESDPISSEEMTQLLTECGFSHITRYFGAFWVEGYYAIRN
- a CDS encoding LuxR C-terminal-related transcriptional regulator, whose protein sequence is MTSRIDRNHRLITSLEKGTWTSRTYREAVLKQIHRVVTYDAYCFTTVDPLTLLSTGAVTEDGIEVIHDRLFINEYMEEDIHKYAELIRSGKHTATLHTSMNAQPEQSPRYINILQPAGFGDELRAVLVSGDACWGYLTLYRKKESAIFTEEERLMIQSWTASIASMLRSTSLTLVDEITSGSPEEPGILITSDTFQLLSLNAPAQYWLSQLRMLEHVGPDVLPRPVRAVSSHLQRKYQAERAHDTQIAHDSPSKVCIQLPDGRYLILHASLMQQLTGPDQIAIRLEQAMPQDLLPLLAESHGLSSRERELLGYVLRSYSSKEIAAAMHISVYTVQDHLKSIFVKTKVSSRRELIWYFVSRFQLSDEPAI